Proteins co-encoded in one Pseudorhizobium banfieldiae genomic window:
- a CDS encoding tetratricopeptide repeat protein: MNGMRPFSLSTIVARLLLATTAVPSVPAVDAAAQEAQRAMTRPVEPDAQPMKKGRVGEGSESAQPDGIVPSGGVELYQRMGAALPPAPEEKPSDRPVDEAYGAYQRGLYVTALAEALPRAEAGDAAAQTLVAEMMSKGLGIKRDAKTAAFWYGQAAERGDPAAMFEYALMLMTGRHVERDKAKADDYMRRAAEAGNASAQFNWAQILVSDNPGEKGLKLALPFYEKAAEQGLADAQYAVAQLYVTLADTPQEKKAQARTWLLRAAKAGYDTAQLDLGLWLVNGVAGERDFDGGFQWMRVAALRGNVVAQNKLAHLYINALGTRPDPVEAAKWYVLSRRAGLADPELEDFFLGINEEQQKKAIEAANRFRRS, translated from the coding sequence ATGAACGGCATGCGCCCGTTTTCGCTTTCGACCATTGTTGCCCGGCTCCTCCTCGCCACTACGGCGGTGCCCTCCGTACCGGCGGTCGATGCGGCCGCGCAGGAGGCGCAACGGGCGATGACTCGACCCGTCGAACCCGATGCCCAGCCGATGAAGAAGGGCAGGGTAGGGGAAGGCAGCGAAAGCGCGCAGCCGGATGGTATCGTCCCTTCCGGCGGCGTAGAGCTCTATCAGCGAATGGGGGCAGCCCTTCCTCCCGCACCGGAAGAAAAGCCAAGTGACAGGCCCGTGGACGAGGCCTATGGCGCCTACCAGCGCGGCCTTTACGTGACCGCGCTGGCCGAGGCACTGCCGAGGGCAGAGGCGGGCGATGCCGCCGCCCAGACACTGGTCGCGGAAATGATGTCCAAGGGGCTGGGGATCAAACGGGATGCGAAGACGGCAGCCTTCTGGTACGGACAGGCCGCGGAGCGGGGTGATCCGGCCGCGATGTTCGAATATGCCCTGATGCTGATGACAGGCCGTCATGTGGAGCGCGACAAGGCGAAGGCGGATGACTACATGCGCAGGGCGGCGGAGGCGGGCAACGCATCGGCGCAGTTCAACTGGGCCCAGATCCTGGTTTCCGACAATCCCGGCGAGAAGGGACTGAAGCTCGCGCTACCATTCTATGAAAAGGCGGCGGAGCAGGGGCTGGCGGACGCGCAATATGCCGTCGCCCAGCTCTACGTGACGCTTGCCGACACTCCGCAGGAGAAGAAGGCGCAGGCCCGGACGTGGCTGCTGCGCGCCGCAAAGGCCGGCTATGATACGGCGCAGCTCGATCTAGGGCTTTGGCTGGTAAACGGTGTTGCCGGCGAACGTGACTTCGACGGAGGTTTCCAGTGGATGCGGGTCGCGGCACTGCGCGGCAACGTCGTGGCGCAGAACAAGCTTGCCCATCTCTACATCAATGCGCTCGGAACCCGGCCCGACCCGGTGGAGGCGGCGAAGTGGTACGTCCTTTCCCGCCGCGCGGGCCTGGCCGACCCGGAGCTCGAGGATTTCTTCCTCGGGATCAACGAGGAGCAGCAGAAGAAGGCGATCGAGGCCGCCAACCGGTTCCGGCGAAGCTGA
- a CDS encoding inositol monophosphatase family protein, whose product MARSALLNVMVQAALKAGKSLSRDFGEVQNLQVSVKGPSDFVSQADLKAEKIVRDELLKARPTYGFLGEESEEIKGTDGAHRWLVDPLDGTTNFLHGIPQFAVSIALERNGEIVAGVVFNPATDELFTAEKGGGAFLNDRRLRVAARRVLSDCVIGCGVPHLGRGNHGKFLVELRHVMGEVAGIRRMGAAALDLAYVAAGRLDGFWEAELSPWDMAAGLVLIREAGGFVSDMRGGTDMFGERTVVAGNEHIQKALLEVANRPVPTR is encoded by the coding sequence ATGGCACGTTCCGCCCTTCTCAACGTCATGGTTCAGGCTGCCCTCAAGGCCGGCAAGTCGCTGTCGCGCGACTTTGGCGAGGTGCAGAACCTGCAGGTTTCGGTGAAGGGACCGAGCGACTTCGTCTCCCAGGCCGACCTGAAGGCGGAGAAGATCGTGCGGGACGAATTGCTCAAGGCGCGGCCGACCTACGGCTTCCTCGGCGAAGAAAGCGAGGAGATCAAGGGAACGGACGGCGCCCATCGCTGGCTTGTTGATCCTCTCGACGGAACGACGAACTTCCTGCACGGCATTCCGCAATTTGCGGTCTCGATCGCGTTGGAGCGCAACGGCGAGATCGTCGCCGGCGTCGTCTTCAATCCGGCGACGGATGAGCTTTTCACAGCCGAGAAGGGCGGGGGAGCATTCCTGAACGACCGCCGTCTGCGGGTCGCGGCGCGGCGCGTCTTGTCCGATTGCGTGATCGGCTGCGGGGTTCCGCATCTCGGGCGCGGCAATCACGGCAAGTTCCTGGTCGAGCTTCGCCACGTGATGGGCGAAGTAGCCGGCATCCGTCGCATGGGTGCGGCAGCGCTCGACCTTGCCTATGTGGCGGCCGGACGGCTCGACGGCTTCTGGGAAGCCGAGCTTTCTCCCTGGGACATGGCGGCAGGCCTGGTGCTGATCCGCGAGGCCGGCGGCTTCGTCAGCGACATGAGGGGCGGGACCGACATGTTCGGTGAGCGTACCGTCGTCGCCGGCAACGAGCACATCCAGAAGGCCCTGCTCGAGGTTGCCAACCGGCCCGTGCCCACGCGATAG
- a CDS encoding thiamine phosphate synthase, giving the protein MTDVENRCRLVLILPAGDDVQTLANQLRSALAGGDVATVIIPQYDRNDHAFQALAETVVPIIQAAGAAALVAGDSRVAGRAKADGLHVAGKKEELDDAIVKFTPKMIVGAGGATERHTALEIGELQPDYIFFGKFDGDIKPEPHPKNLALGEWWASMVEIPCIVMGGNDVASVVAVAETGAEFVALREAVFGGAQAAEHAVAEANRLLDEKAPRFDA; this is encoded by the coding sequence ATGACCGACGTCGAGAACCGCTGCCGCCTCGTCCTGATCCTTCCTGCCGGGGACGATGTGCAGACCCTAGCGAACCAGCTTCGCTCGGCGCTGGCCGGGGGCGACGTGGCGACCGTCATCATCCCGCAGTACGACCGGAACGACCACGCGTTCCAGGCCTTGGCCGAGACCGTGGTGCCGATCATCCAGGCGGCGGGTGCCGCCGCGCTGGTGGCGGGCGACAGCCGGGTCGCCGGACGAGCCAAGGCCGACGGCCTTCATGTGGCAGGAAAGAAGGAGGAACTGGACGACGCCATCGTCAAGTTCACGCCGAAGATGATCGTCGGCGCAGGCGGCGCCACGGAGCGTCACACGGCGCTGGAGATCGGCGAACTGCAGCCCGATTACATCTTCTTCGGCAAGTTCGACGGCGACATCAAGCCCGAGCCGCATCCGAAGAACCTGGCGCTTGGCGAGTGGTGGGCGTCGATGGTGGAGATCCCCTGCATCGTCATGGGTGGCAACGACGTCGCCTCCGTAGTGGCCGTCGCGGAAACCGGTGCGGAGTTCGTGGCCCTGCGGGAGGCCGTCTTCGGCGGCGCGCAAGCGGCGGAACACGCGGTCGCGGAAGCCAACCGGCTTCTCGACGAAAAAGCGCCACGGTTTGACGCTTGA
- a CDS encoding sulfite exporter TauE/SafE family protein, which yields MPLDLTFFLAAIPAVILVGLSKGGFGGAFALMGVPILALVVDPLQAAAIFLPILIVMDIVALWAWRNDNDRRTLLILLPGGIVGIALGWATSAYVSPNVLKFVIAVSTILFAARYFYQAWWPHAGGEAPPLPHRPVRATLWGTLSGYASFVAHAGGPPFQIYVLPLKLDPRAYTGASVRFFALVNAIKLIPYFALGALDAENLVASATLFPVALVATMLGAWIIRNLKTEVFYPLTYGLALVTGLKLLWDSLA from the coding sequence ATGCCTCTCGATCTCACCTTCTTCCTGGCGGCCATTCCGGCCGTCATCCTCGTCGGCCTGTCCAAGGGCGGCTTCGGCGGCGCCTTTGCGCTGATGGGCGTTCCGATCCTGGCGCTCGTCGTCGATCCGCTACAGGCTGCAGCGATCTTCCTTCCCATCCTGATCGTCATGGATATCGTCGCCCTCTGGGCGTGGCGCAACGACAATGACAGGCGTACGCTGCTGATACTGCTGCCGGGTGGCATTGTTGGGATCGCTCTCGGCTGGGCAACCTCGGCCTATGTCTCCCCGAACGTCCTGAAGTTCGTGATCGCCGTCTCAACCATCCTCTTCGCCGCCCGATACTTCTACCAGGCGTGGTGGCCGCATGCGGGGGGCGAGGCGCCACCGCTGCCGCACCGCCCCGTTCGCGCGACACTCTGGGGCACGCTTTCCGGCTATGCCAGTTTCGTGGCCCACGCGGGCGGTCCGCCCTTCCAGATCTACGTCCTGCCACTCAAGCTCGATCCGCGAGCCTATACCGGCGCCAGCGTGCGCTTCTTCGCCCTGGTGAACGCGATCAAGCTGATACCCTATTTTGCGCTCGGCGCGCTCGACGCGGAAAACCTCGTCGCATCCGCCACGCTGTTTCCCGTCGCCCTCGTCGCCACCATGCTCGGAGCCTGGATCATCCGCAACCTGAAGACCGAGGTCTTCTATCCGCTCACCTACGGCCTCGCCCTCGTCACCGGTCTGAAGCTTCTCTGGGATTCACTGGCCTGA